TTTAATCGGAGGAAATAATAAGCGAAGGCGAAGAGCATGTAGGATGACGTTATCATCATGATACTATTTCATATAAGCAACTACCGGCATTTAAAGAATACTATAAAGATTGCATACTCAATCATCTTAAGAGCTATTTTCCCCACTTGGTAAGCTATAACCGTTTTGTAGAACCGATATCTGTAAGCATAATGCCGCTTTTTTCTGCACGGTATGAGAGGCAAAAAGACCGATATATATTTTAAGAAATAAAAGTTTGTTATATAGCGAGGAAGAAGCGGCATAGAGTATTTACAGGTTATGCAGCGAAAGACAAAAACTCTATGGGGTGGTTCTTCGGGCTAAAGTTACATTTGGTAATAAACAATCGAGGGGAGTTGATGGCTTGTTCTATAACAAGAGCGAGCACTGATGACAGGAAGCCTTTGCCGAAGTTAGTTGAAAAGCTTAAGGGATGGTTATTTGTAGATAAGAGATATTTAGGGAAATCTTTAGCAGATGAGCTAAAGGCTCAGGCTATGGAAATATTTACCAAAGTAAGAAAAAATATGAAGAAGCGTATAATCAACAAAGCGCAGAAGTTCTTTTTAAGCAAGAGAGGGATAATTGAAACCGTGATAGATCATTTGAAGAATTGCTACCATATAGAGCATTCACGGCATAGAAGCCTGGTAAATGCTTTTGTAAACATCATCTTTAGTTTAATCGCCGAACTAATTTTATTTTAAAATATGTGTAAAATGGGTAGCATTGCTTAATCCATATTTGAGCGACTACGCCGTTGTAATTGACAGCTGTGATGAGAAGTTATTATGGTATGTTCGAAGTAAACTACTAAGTAATTATTAAGTGTTTTTTAAAAACAATTTAATAACTGCCTTTAAAATGCTGATTTTAAGGATAAAACATCAAAAATAATATACATTCTATATCTCAATTTTAATAAAAGAGTGATTGCCAGTTTGAAAGCAATAAAACAATGTTTTACTTGTTTTTAACTACTTGTTTTATAAAGGATGCTTTTTAATAGTTTAATAAATTGCAGAACCCCCTCTTACTTAATATGGTAAGCAGCTTTAAAGGGTTTTCGGATATTGAGATAACTATATTTAAAAAAAGTCTAATATTTTAAGTAAGTTTATGAGCTTAACCATAATTATTATTAGTAAATTAGAAAGTATTAAATAGAAAGGAGCATAGATATGCAATTATCAAAAGAAGATATAC
This is a stretch of genomic DNA from Candidatus Jidaibacter acanthamoeba. It encodes these proteins:
- a CDS encoding IS982 family transposase gives rise to the protein MKVCYIARKKRHRVFTGYAAKDKNSMGWFFGLKLHLVINNRGELMACSITRASTDDRKPLPKLVEKLKGWLFVDKRYLGKSLADELKAQAMEIFTKVRKNMKKRIINKAQKFFLSKRGIIETVIDHLKNCYHIEHSRHRSLVNAFVNIIFSLIAELILF